The Parabacteroides sp. AD58 genome includes a window with the following:
- a CDS encoding ribulokinase, whose product MKDPLVIGLDYGTDSARAVIVEVQTGKTIATAVKYYPRWSEGKYCNPSINQYRQHPQDYIDVLVGTVREALAACPAGAAERVVGMAFDTTGSTPVFTDKNGTPLSLLPEFAENPNAMFVLWKDHTAVKEAGEINELCKKWSVDYSAYEGGIYSSEWYWAKALHVLREDEAVRKAAYSIVEHCEWLPALLTGVTSSDKIVRSRCACGHKAMWHPKWGGLPSEEFLVALDPLFAGFRDRLFTETETADKPVGHLTAEWAERLGLTTQVVVAGGAFDCHMGAVGAGVTPHTFVRVIGTSTCDVMVASYEEIGDKLIKGICGQVDGSVIPGMIGLEAGQSAFGDVYAWFKRVLEFPLKQIVAKTECIDEATKAKLIDEACAQIIPVLTEEAEKIPMEESTVIATDWMNGRRTPDANQLLKGTITGITLGTTAPRIFRALVEATAFGGKAIVDRFRSEGVTIDTVIGIGGIALKSPFVMQTLSDVLNMPVKVCNTDQACALGAAMFAATAAGEYARVEDAVAAMNSGFAKEYQPDPQRAAAYQSLYEKYLCVGSFTEKALFHN is encoded by the coding sequence ATGAAGGATCCGTTAGTTATTGGGCTGGATTATGGAACTGACTCTGCCCGGGCTGTCATTGTGGAAGTCCAGACAGGGAAAACCATAGCTACAGCTGTTAAATATTATCCGCGTTGGAGCGAAGGTAAATATTGTAATCCGTCGATTAACCAGTATCGTCAGCATCCGCAGGATTATATCGACGTGCTGGTCGGTACGGTTCGTGAGGCACTGGCCGCTTGTCCGGCGGGTGCAGCCGAAAGAGTTGTCGGCATGGCTTTTGATACGACCGGTTCTACGCCGGTGTTTACCGACAAGAACGGAACTCCGCTTTCTTTATTGCCGGAGTTTGCCGAGAATCCCAATGCGATGTTTGTCTTGTGGAAAGATCATACAGCGGTAAAAGAAGCTGGAGAAATCAATGAGCTTTGCAAGAAATGGTCGGTCGACTATTCTGCTTACGAAGGAGGAATTTATTCTTCTGAGTGGTATTGGGCAAAGGCCTTGCATGTCTTGCGTGAAGATGAGGCTGTCCGGAAGGCGGCTTATTCCATCGTAGAACATTGTGAATGGTTACCGGCATTGCTGACGGGCGTTACTTCGTCTGATAAGATCGTTCGAAGCCGCTGTGCTTGCGGGCATAAGGCCATGTGGCATCCGAAATGGGGCGGACTGCCTTCCGAAGAGTTTCTGGTGGCGTTGGATCCGCTTTTTGCCGGCTTTAGAGACCGCCTGTTTACGGAAACCGAAACGGCTGATAAACCCGTCGGTCATCTGACAGCCGAATGGGCTGAACGTCTGGGCTTGACAACTCAGGTGGTTGTGGCAGGAGGAGCCTTCGATTGTCACATGGGTGCTGTAGGAGCCGGTGTAACACCACATACATTCGTACGTGTTATCGGTACTTCAACTTGTGATGTGATGGTAGCTTCGTACGAAGAAATCGGCGATAAGCTGATCAAAGGTATTTGCGGACAGGTGGATGGTTCGGTTATTCCGGGCATGATCGGTCTGGAAGCAGGCCAGTCGGCTTTCGGAGATGTCTACGCCTGGTTCAAGCGGGTATTGGAATTCCCGTTGAAACAGATTGTGGCAAAGACCGAATGTATCGATGAGGCAACGAAAGCCAAACTGATTGACGAGGCTTGTGCACAGATTATTCCGGTGCTGACGGAAGAAGCTGAAAAGATTCCGATGGAAGAAAGTACGGTGATTGCAACCGACTGGATGAACGGACGCCGCACGCCCGATGCCAACCAGCTGTTGAAAGGAACGATCACGGGCATTACGTTGGGAACAACCGCTCCGCGTATCTTCCGTGCCTTGGTAGAAGCGACAGCCTTTGGCGGAAAAGCCATTGTAGACCGTTTCCGGAGTGAGGGTGTAACGATTGATACGGTAATTGGTATCGGCGGTATTGCCCTGAAATCTCCGTTTGTGATGCAGACACTGAGTGATGTCTTGAACATGCCGGTGAAAGTTTGCAATACCGATCAGGCCTGTGCCTTAGGTGCAGCCATGTTTGCCGCTACGGCAGCAGGCGAATATGCCCGTGTAGAAGACGCGGTGGCAGCCATGAATTCCGGTTTTGCCAAGGAATACCAGCCTGATCCGCAAAGAGCAGCTGCTTATCAGTCACTTTATGAGAAATATTTGTGCGTAGGCAGTTTTACGGAAAAAGCATTGTTCCATAACTAA
- a CDS encoding glycoside hydrolase family 127 protein, which yields MKNKVLVLIGSVAVAGFWSCSAPVYQQPDAPIQEVPFTEVHIDDQFWSQRIETNRTVSIPSAFKECEKNGRFDNFALAAGMIKGEHQGDFSFDDTDPYKVIEGASYSLAVKYDPKLDHYLDSVITIIAAAQEPDGYLTTCVTNKCTRLSGWWGSSRWEKINSHELYNSGHLYEAAVAHYRATGKRTLLDVAIKNADLVCQVFGPNEGQKHVPSGHPIIEMALAKLYKVTGDEKYLNMAKYFVEETGRGTDGHKLNAYSQDHKPILQQDEVVGHAVRAGYLYSGVADVAALTHDTAYFHALTCLWDNLVGKKLYITGGMGSRPQGEGFGPNYELNNHTNYCETCASIANVYWNYRMFLATGEAKYMDVLERALYNGVISGVSLSGDKFFYDNPLESMGEHERQRWFGCACCPGNVTRFMASVSNYVYATQGNDIYVNLYIQGKSEMKTADNQVQLIQTTGYPWDGKVSIAVKPEKESEFAIRLRIPGWLQSTPVASDLYTYTTPAEKYTLKVNGSTVKPAEGDGYATIVRTWKPDDVIELELPMEVRRIKANDQVEDDRGMLAMERGPIVYCLEGIDQPDSVVFNKFIPADAKIDAAFDANLLKGVMVLTGTAKEVEKDGSIKDVPFKAIPYSTWNNRGAGQMEVWVADSKDRAVPTPEPTIASKAKTFNIQAPIQKDAPESASVETPAWGVNDQWEPKRSSDISKPYFYWWLKTGSLETLAYEFDQPYTVSNVQVYWLDFDHYDGNYRVPASWKLYYKDGNSWKEVEALNEYGVKKDCYNSLDFKPVKTTGLKIAAQLQKGESGGIIEWKVNE from the coding sequence ATGAAGAATAAGGTTTTGGTCCTTATCGGCAGCGTAGCCGTTGCCGGGTTCTGGTCTTGTTCGGCTCCGGTTTATCAACAGCCGGATGCTCCGATACAGGAAGTACCGTTTACTGAGGTACATATTGACGATCAGTTCTGGTCGCAGCGTATAGAAACAAACCGGACGGTTTCCATTCCTTCGGCTTTCAAGGAATGCGAGAAGAATGGCCGATTCGACAACTTTGCCTTGGCTGCTGGCATGATCAAGGGAGAACATCAGGGTGATTTCTCGTTTGATGATACTGATCCGTACAAGGTAATCGAAGGAGCTTCGTATTCGCTGGCCGTAAAGTATGATCCGAAACTGGATCATTATCTCGACAGTGTGATTACCATCATAGCGGCAGCACAGGAACCGGACGGTTACCTGACGACCTGTGTTACCAATAAATGTACGCGTCTGTCGGGTTGGTGGGGCAGTTCCCGCTGGGAAAAGATCAACAGCCACGAACTGTACAACAGCGGACATCTCTACGAAGCGGCTGTCGCTCATTATCGGGCAACCGGAAAACGGACATTGCTGGATGTGGCAATCAAGAATGCCGATCTGGTTTGTCAGGTATTCGGACCGAATGAAGGGCAGAAGCACGTTCCGTCTGGTCATCCTATCATCGAGATGGCTTTGGCAAAACTGTATAAAGTCACCGGTGATGAGAAATACCTCAATATGGCGAAGTATTTCGTAGAAGAAACGGGACGCGGAACAGACGGCCACAAACTGAATGCCTATAGTCAGGACCATAAACCGATTCTTCAACAGGATGAGGTCGTAGGCCATGCCGTCCGTGCCGGTTATCTGTATTCCGGAGTAGCCGATGTGGCTGCCCTCACACATGATACGGCTTATTTCCATGCTTTGACTTGTTTGTGGGATAATCTGGTGGGTAAGAAACTGTATATTACCGGTGGGATGGGTTCTCGTCCGCAGGGCGAAGGCTTCGGCCCGAATTATGAGTTGAACAACCATACGAACTACTGCGAAACCTGTGCTTCCATTGCCAATGTTTACTGGAATTACCGGATGTTTCTGGCAACAGGTGAAGCCAAATACATGGACGTCTTGGAACGGGCCTTGTATAATGGCGTGATTTCGGGTGTATCATTGAGCGGAGATAAATTCTTCTATGATAATCCGCTTGAATCAATGGGCGAACATGAACGCCAGCGCTGGTTTGGTTGTGCCTGCTGTCCGGGTAACGTGACTCGTTTCATGGCTTCGGTATCCAACTATGTCTATGCAACGCAGGGCAATGATATCTATGTCAATCTGTATATTCAGGGCAAGAGTGAGATGAAGACGGCCGACAATCAGGTGCAGCTGATTCAGACAACTGGTTATCCGTGGGATGGAAAGGTCTCTATCGCGGTAAAACCGGAGAAGGAAAGTGAGTTCGCTATTCGTCTGCGTATTCCGGGCTGGTTGCAAAGTACACCGGTTGCTTCCGATTTGTATACTTATACAACACCGGCAGAGAAATATACCTTGAAGGTGAATGGTTCGACGGTAAAGCCGGCTGAAGGTGACGGCTATGCCACCATTGTCCGTACTTGGAAACCGGATGATGTAATCGAGCTGGAGCTGCCGATGGAAGTTCGCCGGATCAAGGCCAACGATCAGGTTGAAGATGACCGGGGCATGTTGGCGATGGAACGCGGTCCGATTGTCTATTGTCTGGAAGGTATCGACCAGCCCGACAGTGTCGTGTTCAATAAGTTCATCCCGGCAGATGCCAAGATTGATGCCGCCTTTGATGCCAATCTGCTGAAAGGTGTGATGGTATTGACCGGAACAGCCAAAGAAGTAGAAAAAGACGGATCGATAAAGGATGTACCGTTCAAGGCTATTCCGTATTCAACCTGGAACAACCGTGGCGCCGGACAGATGGAAGTCTGGGTCGCTGATTCGAAAGACCGGGCAGTCCCGACACCCGAACCGACTATCGCTTCGAAGGCAAAGACCTTCAACATTCAGGCTCCTATCCAGAAGGATGCTCCCGAATCTGCTTCAGTTGAAACACCGGCTTGGGGCGTTAATGATCAGTGGGAACCGAAGCGTTCATCTGATATTTCCAAACCTTACTTCTACTGGTGGCTGAAGACCGGTTCGTTGGAAACCTTGGCATACGAGTTCGATCAGCCTTATACCGTATCGAATGTACAGGTATATTGGTTAGATTTCGATCATTACGATGGTAATTACCGGGTTCCTGCCAGCTGGAAACTGTATTACAAAGACGGCAACAGTTGGAAGGAAGTAGAAGCTCTCAATGAATACGGCGTGAAGAAAGACTGCTACAACAGTCTGGACTTCAAACCTGTCAAGACAACCGGACTGAAGATTGCTGCTCAGTTGCAAAAAGGAGAATCTGGCGGTATCATTGAATGGAAGGTGAATGAGTAA
- a CDS encoding YbaN family protein, producing the protein MIPIVRYVLVVWGILSCALGVIGIFVPLLPTTPFLLLSAALFFRSSPRLYNHLLNHPQLGPYIRNFREHKAIPLQVKIISVSLVWITILHAVIFLLDHWVLESLLILLAAGITAYILHFKTLR; encoded by the coding sequence ATGATTCCGATTGTCCGATATGTGTTGGTGGTGTGGGGGATTCTCTCTTGTGCTTTGGGAGTGATCGGGATCTTTGTACCGCTTTTGCCCACAACGCCTTTTCTATTGCTTTCGGCTGCTCTGTTCTTTCGCAGTTCTCCCCGCTTATATAATCATTTGTTGAATCATCCGCAACTCGGACCTTATATCCGTAATTTCCGTGAGCACAAGGCCATTCCGCTGCAGGTCAAGATTATTTCCGTATCACTCGTCTGGATTACCATTCTTCATGCCGTCATTTTCCTCCTCGACCATTGGGTGTTGGAGTCGCTTCTCATCTTGTTGGCGGCGGGCATTACGGCCTATATCCTGCATTTCAAGACACTCCGGTGA
- a CDS encoding catalase — translation MEEKKLTSASGAPVADNQNVATAGRRGPMLLQDVWFLEKLAHFDREVIPERRMHAKGSGAFGKFTVTHDITRYTKAAVFSQIGKETEVFVRFSTVAGERGAADAERDIRGFAIKFYTEEGNWDLVGNNTPVFFLRDPLKFPDLNHAVKRDPHTHMRSARNNWDFWTLLPEALHQVTITMSDRGIPYSYRHMHGYGSHTFSFINAAGERNWVKFHLLTQQGIKNLTDQEAEAIIGKDRESHHRDLFESIQKGDFPKWTMYVQIMTEEQAKNMPYNPFDLTKVWSQKEYPLIEVGVLELNRNPENYFADVEQAAFNPANVVPGIGFSPDRMLQGRLFSYGDAQRYRLGVNHYQIPVNRSRCPFLNMYHRDGQMRVDGNHGATLGYEPNSYGEWQDQHEYKEPPLELDGSAYQWEFREDDADYYSQPAALFRLMTPEQQQVLFENTARSMGDIPEFIKVRHIRNCAKADKNYGLGVARALGLEHVLAEIG, via the coding sequence ATGGAAGAAAAGAAACTGACCAGCGCCTCAGGCGCACCTGTTGCCGACAACCAGAATGTAGCCACTGCCGGCCGTCGAGGACCAATGCTTCTGCAAGACGTGTGGTTTCTGGAAAAATTGGCTCATTTTGACCGTGAAGTCATTCCCGAACGCCGCATGCATGCCAAAGGGTCCGGGGCTTTTGGGAAATTCACCGTTACGCACGACATCACCCGTTACACCAAAGCAGCTGTCTTTTCTCAGATTGGTAAGGAAACCGAAGTCTTTGTCCGTTTCTCTACTGTCGCTGGAGAACGGGGAGCTGCTGACGCGGAAAGAGATATTCGCGGATTTGCCATCAAATTCTATACGGAAGAAGGGAACTGGGATCTGGTAGGCAATAACACACCGGTATTTTTCTTGCGTGATCCGCTGAAATTTCCCGATTTGAATCATGCCGTTAAACGGGATCCGCATACGCACATGCGCAGTGCCCGCAATAACTGGGATTTCTGGACGCTTTTGCCCGAAGCGCTTCATCAGGTAACGATTACCATGAGTGACCGCGGCATTCCGTATTCGTATCGCCACATGCACGGCTATGGTAGTCATACCTTCTCGTTTATCAATGCAGCCGGCGAACGGAACTGGGTAAAATTCCACTTGCTCACGCAGCAAGGCATCAAGAATCTTACGGATCAGGAAGCAGAAGCCATCATCGGAAAAGACCGGGAAAGTCATCATCGCGACCTCTTTGAGAGCATTCAGAAGGGAGATTTCCCTAAATGGACCATGTATGTGCAGATCATGACTGAAGAACAAGCAAAGAACATGCCTTATAACCCATTTGATCTGACGAAAGTCTGGTCTCAAAAGGAATATCCGCTGATAGAAGTGGGCGTATTGGAGCTGAACCGGAATCCGGAGAATTACTTTGCCGACGTAGAACAGGCAGCTTTCAATCCGGCCAACGTCGTTCCGGGCATAGGCTTCTCGCCCGACCGCATGTTGCAAGGCCGCTTATTCTCTTATGGAGACGCGCAAAGATATCGTTTGGGAGTGAATCATTACCAGATACCGGTGAACCGGAGCCGTTGTCCTTTCCTAAACATGTATCATCGGGACGGACAAATGCGAGTGGACGGAAATCATGGAGCGACTCTCGGCTATGAACCCAACAGTTATGGTGAATGGCAAGATCAGCATGAATACAAAGAACCGCCTTTGGAACTGGATGGAAGTGCTTATCAGTGGGAGTTCAGGGAAGACGATGCCGACTATTATTCACAACCGGCAGCACTATTCCGCCTGATGACACCCGAACAGCAGCAAGTCTTGTTCGAGAACACGGCTCGTTCGATGGGCGACATTCCTGAATTCATCAAGGTTCGCCACATCCGCAACTGCGCAAAAGCCGACAAGAATTATGGCCTCGGCGTAGCCCGCGCCTTAGGTTTGGAGCATGTCCTTGCAGAGATCGGTTAA
- a CDS encoding flavodoxin domain-containing protein — MKAIVLYYSHKGKTARYAREIALYLWSKGLHVSLSSLSDFEPSKIKEADMLITGCWTCGWFVVGQHPHQTWCELSKPLAGMVPPERTLFFTTYKIRTGSMFRRMKKVMEIPPDTQSYELRSRTGMLTADDRHILDALIYSTIHQ, encoded by the coding sequence ATGAAAGCTATCGTTCTATATTATAGTCATAAAGGCAAGACAGCCCGGTATGCAAGAGAAATAGCCTTGTACTTATGGTCTAAAGGATTGCATGTTTCCCTAAGCTCACTTTCCGACTTTGAGCCCTCCAAAATCAAAGAGGCCGACATGCTCATTACCGGATGTTGGACTTGCGGATGGTTTGTCGTTGGGCAACACCCGCATCAGACTTGGTGTGAACTGAGCAAACCGTTAGCGGGTATGGTTCCACCAGAGCGAACCTTGTTCTTCACCACCTACAAGATACGTACCGGAAGCATGTTCCGACGTATGAAAAAGGTCATGGAGATTCCGCCGGATACCCAGTCGTATGAACTTCGTTCACGAACCGGTATGCTGACTGCCGACGACAGACATATACTCGATGCTTTGATATATTCAACTATTCATCAATAA
- a CDS encoding DUF695 domain-containing protein, translating to MRLSDKWFTALSENDNGDLVTIYGRDELTEFMQSGKLKERVEITWKYTPAEQGMPSEAEAERMEAVEEALRKAMEKDKLAIQTSVYTGGGEKIWVYYTRTVRVFGERLNDALKDFEQLPITIYTELDPEWEEYQDMYEMKQWAADE from the coding sequence ATGAGATTAAGCGATAAATGGTTTACGGCATTGTCTGAAAATGACAACGGTGATTTAGTGACCATCTATGGTCGGGACGAACTGACAGAGTTTATGCAGAGTGGTAAGCTGAAGGAACGGGTGGAAATCACCTGGAAATATACGCCGGCCGAACAGGGCATGCCTTCGGAAGCTGAGGCCGAGCGGATGGAAGCGGTAGAAGAAGCATTGCGCAAGGCGATGGAGAAAGACAAGCTGGCAATCCAGACCAGCGTTTATACCGGTGGCGGCGAAAAGATCTGGGTATATTATACGCGTACCGTCCGGGTTTTTGGTGAACGGTTGAATGACGCCTTGAAAGACTTCGAACAGTTGCCTATTACTATTTATACCGAATTAGACCCTGAATGGGAGGAATATCAGGATATGTATGAGATGAAGCAGTGGGCCGCAGATGAATAA
- a CDS encoding bifunctional nuclease family protein, translated as MAKKIKLKVQGLTGSQVQSGAYALILSEVDGPHRIPIIVGMAEAQSIAMALEHLTPPRPLTHDLFVTFTHSFGILLQEVYIYKFLDGVFYAELVLFDGERQVRIDSRTSDAIAIALRLKVDIFTSEEVLNECGLIFDKNGDNSPSERDEDEDDDDEDDDDESYDLVDEDEFEQLWKDKSPDDFHNAADLDLWLSYMPLDILERKFQEAIDSEHYEHAKIYKDELKRREDLE; from the coding sequence ATGGCAAAGAAAATAAAACTTAAAGTGCAAGGATTGACGGGAAGTCAGGTACAGTCGGGTGCCTATGCCCTGATCTTGTCGGAAGTAGACGGACCGCATCGTATTCCTATTATTGTAGGCATGGCTGAAGCTCAGTCGATTGCCATGGCTTTGGAGCATCTGACTCCGCCCCGGCCGTTAACACATGATCTGTTTGTGACGTTTACCCATTCATTTGGCATTTTGCTACAAGAAGTATATATCTACAAATTCCTCGACGGCGTATTTTATGCAGAGCTAGTCTTGTTTGATGGTGAGCGGCAGGTTCGGATTGATTCCCGAACGTCGGATGCCATTGCGATCGCTCTGCGGCTGAAAGTCGATATCTTTACATCAGAAGAAGTATTGAATGAATGTGGATTGATATTTGACAAGAATGGAGATAACAGTCCGTCGGAAAGAGATGAAGATGAGGATGACGACGATGAGGACGACGACGATGAATCATACGATCTGGTAGATGAAGACGAGTTTGAACAGCTTTGGAAAGACAAGTCGCCCGACGATTTCCATAATGCTGCCGATTTGGATCTGTGGTTAAGCTATATGCCTTTGGATATTTTGGAACGGAAGTTTCAGGAAGCGATCGATTCCGAACATTATGAACATGCGAAGATTTATAAAGACGAATTAAAACGAAGAGAAGATTTAGAATAG
- a CDS encoding NupC/NupG family nucleoside CNT transporter produces the protein MIETGGFGWMSLGRGIAGILVVIAIAYLFSYDRKRIDWKLVGGGLLIQLVLALSILYIPIVGSLFKSLGIVFVKLMDFTSAGLNFLLGPYASKSAGFSFLLHSLPIVVFFSALVSIFYYWGIIQKVVGALSWLLRKVMNISGTEGLVACGNIFLGMTESPVLIKNYLPTMNRSELFLVMVSGMGTIAGSVMGSYVGMLGGQDPMAQQMFATHLLSASVMAVPGSIVIAKIMCPQTEPIQKDSKAEWGDEGHNNVLGAISSGTVTGVKLMTNIAAMLLVFISLIAMVNYFTNNVVGHYTGINDWIVKITDGKSDGLTFQFILGVITAPFMWLIGVPSDDIMLVGSLLGQKTILNEFVAYFQLQEWRDAGLFVSQKSVIMSTYILCGFANISSIGILLGGLGVLAPEKKEMISRTGFKAMVGGALVSVLSATIIGMILG, from the coding sequence ATGATTGAAACAGGAGGATTTGGATGGATGTCTTTGGGAAGAGGCATCGCGGGCATATTGGTTGTAATAGCCATTGCCTATTTGTTTAGTTACGACCGGAAGCGGATCGACTGGAAGTTAGTGGGTGGTGGTTTGCTGATTCAGCTGGTATTGGCCTTATCCATTCTTTATATCCCGATTGTGGGAAGTTTATTTAAGTCATTGGGAATTGTATTTGTCAAGCTGATGGACTTTACAAGTGCGGGACTGAATTTCCTGTTAGGGCCGTATGCTTCGAAGTCGGCGGGATTCAGTTTCTTGCTTCATTCATTGCCGATCGTTGTTTTCTTCTCGGCTTTGGTCTCTATCTTTTATTATTGGGGAATTATCCAGAAAGTAGTCGGCGCGTTGTCGTGGCTGCTGCGGAAAGTGATGAATATATCTGGGACAGAAGGTTTGGTTGCCTGTGGAAATATCTTTTTAGGGATGACTGAATCGCCGGTGTTGATCAAGAATTATTTACCGACGATGAACCGTTCGGAACTGTTTCTCGTGATGGTTTCGGGAATGGGTACGATTGCTGGTTCGGTGATGGGCAGTTATGTCGGCATGTTGGGCGGACAGGATCCGATGGCGCAGCAGATGTTTGCGACTCACTTGCTGTCTGCTTCCGTCATGGCAGTTCCGGGTTCTATTGTGATTGCGAAGATCATGTGTCCGCAGACTGAACCGATCCAGAAGGATTCGAAGGCTGAATGGGGCGACGAAGGACATAATAATGTATTGGGAGCTATTTCATCCGGAACAGTAACCGGTGTGAAGCTGATGACGAATATTGCTGCCATGCTGTTGGTGTTTATTTCCCTGATTGCGATGGTGAATTACTTTACCAATAATGTCGTAGGTCATTATACCGGAATAAATGACTGGATTGTCAAGATAACAGACGGTAAGTCAGACGGACTGACGTTCCAGTTTATATTAGGGGTTATCACGGCTCCGTTTATGTGGCTGATCGGTGTTCCTTCAGATGATATTATGCTGGTCGGTTCCTTGCTGGGGCAGAAGACGATTCTGAACGAGTTTGTGGCCTACTTCCAGTTGCAGGAATGGCGGGATGCCGGATTGTTCGTTTCTCAGAAATCGGTGATCATGTCTACTTATATCTTATGTGGATTTGCTAATATCTCTTCAATCGGTATATTGTTGGGCGGATTGGGTGTTTTGGCTCCCGAGAAGAAAGAAATGATTTCCCGAACAGGGTTCAAGGCGATGGTTGGCGGAGCTTTGGTTTCTGTCTTGTCGGCCACCATCATCGGTATGATTTTAGGATAA
- a CDS encoding 16S rRNA (uracil(1498)-N(3))-methyltransferase, giving the protein MQIFYTPDIAVNPELPEEEAGHCIRVLRLTEGDEILLTDGKGSFYKALIARAHPKHCEVTVQESWKQEDLWPFYVHIAVAPTKNMDRMEWFAEKACEIGINEITCLNCRFSERKEVKPARLEKILVSAMKQSQKATLPILHGMTDFKAFVSQPFNGRKFIAHCEEGEKPLIKDIYHPNENALILIGPEGDFSPEEIQCAMQHGFESISLGKSRLRTETAALVACHTLHVLNQ; this is encoded by the coding sequence ATGCAGATATTTTATACTCCGGATATTGCCGTAAATCCGGAATTACCAGAAGAAGAAGCCGGACATTGCATTCGGGTATTGCGTCTGACGGAAGGAGATGAAATCCTGTTGACAGACGGAAAAGGTTCGTTTTACAAGGCGCTTATCGCAAGAGCTCATCCGAAGCATTGCGAAGTGACGGTGCAGGAATCATGGAAGCAGGAAGATTTGTGGCCGTTTTATGTACATATCGCAGTGGCTCCCACGAAGAATATGGACCGGATGGAATGGTTTGCCGAAAAAGCCTGCGAGATCGGTATCAACGAAATTACTTGTCTGAACTGCCGTTTCTCAGAGCGGAAAGAAGTAAAGCCGGCCCGTCTGGAAAAGATTCTGGTCAGTGCCATGAAGCAGTCGCAGAAAGCAACGCTTCCCATTTTACATGGAATGACCGACTTCAAGGCCTTTGTCAGTCAGCCTTTCAACGGACGGAAGTTTATCGCTCACTGTGAAGAAGGCGAGAAACCTTTGATCAAGGATATTTATCATCCGAATGAGAATGCGTTAATCCTGATTGGTCCGGAAGGCGATTTCAGTCCGGAAGAGATCCAGTGTGCCATGCAGCATGGCTTTGAATCGATTTCTTTGGGCAAAAGCCGTCTGCGGACGGAAACGGCGGCCTTGGTAGCCTGTCATACCTTGCATGTATTGAACCAGTAG